aACAATTAGCACTAAGTGTTCCCAATGACTTCGTTTGGAATAAATCATTTACAAGAAAATCACACAATCATTCTTGATTtctatttctttgaaaatgattttttttaaagttaataataataattgaattttcatTTCCAAATCATTTAAGTTAAAAAGAACTGAGTTCTAGaattaaatcaattgaattaaattcttataaaattttagattCCAAAAAGGGGGAAATGCTTGCACTTATAGCCTTCAATACATCCGTATGAAAGAGAGGGCAGTGTTGACATATGAACAAGCACAAAACGGGTGAAGAAATAAAACTCCTggaatcaaaaaattaaaaaaacaaatgCAAGTAGAAACGATAAATCGATTACCAATCTGTATAGTAACAATGCCACTATTGCAGCCAATATCGAGGCAATCCTTGCCTTGAAACCATTCCTCCTTAAAAACCTTAAGTCGAGGGTCTTCGTCCATGTCTTGACCAATCTGACGCATCATTCATTCACCATCAGAACATACACTTTAATCATAAAAACCCTAAATTACTTACAAATAGACGATACAAATATCTTAACCAAAGATCAcccaaaaattatatatataaattaaaaaaaaaatgaaatggtggaagaagatgaAAGTAGGTGTTAGGGAAGAAAATTACGCGATAGCCATAGTAGCCTCTATAATTGCCGAAAGGGAAAACTTCCTTGCGTTTCCTCTTCTTGTTGTTAATTTGTGGTTGAGCTTTCTCTTTGGTATCCTTCTCCTCCTTCACTGTGTTCTTGTCTTCTCCTtcattttgtttttcttcttgATTCTTCAGCTTCtgcttattcttcttcttcttcttcttctccgtgATCTTTACTTCTTCTTTCTCGTCTCTCATTTCGTCTAACTGCTTATGCCTATAGGGTTTAACATCAGCTCCGTCATCGCCATGGCCATTTATAGTTGGCAAAACTCAAAAGGGCTATTTTTCGGTAAATTACTATTAAGTCCTTATTATTTGtcaaaattaaatacataatccTTTTCTATTAAAGCCAATTAAATGCCCTgtgttttgaaaaaaaaattaagtaaatttaaaattaatgaattaattaatactCTAATTTTGTCTTCTGATAGATGAAAttgctttatttatttttttaatgtgaTTCTTGTTGCAATTAAAATAGCTAAGATTAGGTTTCTatcatttttatttcaattatatcTGTTAGTCTAATACCTatgattattttgtttaaaatgttTGTGAAAATACCTATAAGAGATGACATTTGATACAATTAATGGCTACTGGCTGATGCAAAATTGAGAAGGAGATGAGGAGGAAGAAGCATAATAACAGATTTAATGGGTCAATTTGAattcattaaatttaaaatttaaaataaagtatGATATTAAAAGTTATGTACATTGCTAAAAAATGAGAAAATTTAAAAGTTAGGTGCATTGTTAAAATATGACGAAATTTAAAAATCATATATATTGATTAAAAGATTTaactacataaaatgatgctaCTCTTCTTATTAGTTAGATATATCAACTGATGTAATTATTTTGTTAAAAGATATATGCAACTTTTTTTTATAGTTATGTACATGATACAACTATTTATTAAAATGTGTTATGACTTATAAATAGCTAAATTTTTATGTCCATTAgatgtaaaaaataaaatacataaacGGTAATGAGAAGTGTGTGTACTAAATAATAGTGTATTATCTTTTTAATTGACATTCTTAAAAAGACtattacttaatttttttatggAACAATGAGGTATGCATTAAGATTATGAATAAATCTAAAgggaaatatttaaattatgaataaatctatataattcataattatattcatATGATTATATAATTGACTAGTAAATAAATATGGTGGAGATCCTACAGTTACGTGAATATAAGTTAGAATGCATGTATTTGAATCATATGTTAGACCTTATACTTTTTCttcattattaaatttttttattttttaaagtaaaaaaattaaaataatattatattttaatgggTCTTTGACAATAGAATAACAGtcacatttttaaattaaaattatttataaattagtatttatttgatttataaattaaaaaattatttcaaataaattaaaatttataagtaaaatacatttttaattaattatttattttaaaattatttttttactatattatgttaaaaatatcaatattattctcattttaATAAACTCTCagttacttaaaattttaaaataacacctgctctttttgttattttaacaaactaaattatttttaaacacTTATTAACTAAAACACTTAAGTTTTTAAAAGTATCTTTTAAATTGCTTTATCAAACactctaattatttatttttaatttgatttacaaATTAAAAAAGACATTTAAATTGCACATTAAAACTAAATAACTAAacattcttttaatttattttcctgATAATAGACTGATAAGgttgattttaaaaattataaagattatttaattataaatttaattcttAGGTTAATGGGATTTCCCTACCAtatttaaaatgttaaaatagGAATATTTAGGTAAATTATTAAGCACTCCTAATGCATATACATTCCTGAGCAGACAGCCAGGAAGCTACCAAACTTAGCACCATTATCGGGCATCAAGCAGAAGTAATCCAATCCAAAGACATGAAATAGAAGAACAACTGCGAAAGGATAGACATCTCCCAACGCCAAACCATCTAAAGATACATAACTCTACATCCATGAAATCAGGCGACACGTCTCCCAGTGGAAACAGGACTCAAAGCCATTGacttgagagaaaaagagagCAGAAGTCATGGCATTTCAATCTCATCTAACAGACACAAATATCAACGCCAACACTCTATCCCTGAGTCGCCTTCCTTGTAACCTGTCTCCGAACCAGATCCAAACCACCAAGCCAAAGACATAGCCTAAGGAAGCATCCCCCATATGTGCCTTTCATTAATGATTTCTCTCATCTTAAACCGGCACGTGCCCTTTCTATTCACAGCCAGTGGATAATTAGATTATGCCGCGCTGCAAACATATCATGTAGCTAGAGTAACACTTCTTCACtcataaatatatattttcattTTCCTTAATTAATAAAAGACTTTACATAAAAATAACTACAAAGAAAAACTATTATTTAATACTCTTGAATGTATTGAATAATCTCTTATTTTAATGAggtttttgtaaaaaaaaaaaaaaaaatgtcgaATACATAACACTGCTCTGAAGAGTGAAGAACTTGATTTGATGCAATTGAGATCTCCGTGGAAGGAGCAAAAAGATCAATCACGTCTATCTGAGCATTTCTTTGTGAAATGAGCTTGAGAAAAATAACTCCTTTACCAGAACGAACTTGTTACAACACAAATTTATAGGTAATCATTATGCATACTCACAAAGCTGTTTCAAACAAGCTGCTCAAGCATGAGCTTTTAGCAAGAATACTTTTTTTCATCAAAGAAATGGAGAAAGATAATTGAACAGATACACTAGTATCTCTAATTTCCTTCACTGCTGCAAAGCTCCCGGCTAGATTTTTATTGCTGCGTTAATTGTGAAAGAGACTATAATTTTATCTACAAAATGGGATTTTGATCATTATCTCACAGGcaacaaattttcacaatcatTTGGGCCCAAGATTTTAATTTTAGGGCTGGGTGCTTGGTATAGTGATGCTCCTCTAAAAACTCACTCCAGTTCCTTGATAAAATCAACATTGTCTACAAAAACCTGCATAGTAGAGAAAAGACACAGCAAAGCTAAAGGAACAATACAAGCATTAGGAGTAGCTCACATCGTTCATGTGAAGCAAAATGAATGATCAAACTAATCAACATAAGGTTGCATTTGGTTCAtgctaaaacaagtttttatcc
The sequence above is a segment of the Hevea brasiliensis isolate MT/VB/25A 57/8 chromosome 11, ASM3005281v1, whole genome shotgun sequence genome. Coding sequences within it:
- the LOC131170615 gene encoding probable RNA methyltransferase At5g51130; translated protein: MGDASLGYVFGLVVWIWFGDRLQGRRLRDRVLALIFVSSYVSLDGLALGDVYPFAVVLLFHVFGLDYFCLMPDNGAKFVLPTINGHGDDGADVKPYRHKQLDEMRDEKEEVKITEKKKKKKNKQKLKNQEEKQNEGEDKNTVKEEKDTKEKAQPQINNKKRKRKEVFPFGNYRGYYGYRIGQDMDEDPRLKVFKEEWFQGKDCLDIGCNSGIVTIQIAKKFHCRRILGIDIDPDRISDAYWHLRKFVRVEHVGKSSTKASTVEVTEKANDSEHCTTSSSAKEKELAKDGLHSAERDLFDIVSFRKENFVQSWCRPEEHYDTILCLSVTKWIHLNWGDDGLITLFSKIWRLLRPGGILVLEPQPWRSYENNHLVSETTAKNYRSIIFRPKCFTEILLDKIGFRKVEEVTSALTGSKVGFDRPIFAYHK